In Paenibacillus sp. BIC5C1, a genomic segment contains:
- a CDS encoding LacI family DNA-binding transcriptional regulator — protein sequence MTTIKDVANLAGVSVATVSRVINERGYVHADTRKKVEEAVKQLNFSPNEVARSLYKRKSKLIGLLLPDIANPYFPQLARGVEDRMQEQEFRLIFGNSDEDEQKEKDYIQTFIQNNVVGVISSTNYPHSSIYENLKIPVVFLDRTPLDSPSVFADGREGGRLAAREIIKRGSRRITVMQGPTHIKPAQDRFEGAIESIRQAGLDYRVIQTTSFSFNDVGLWADELFNKYGDTDGVIASNDIAAMAVLHEALRIGKKVPEDMQIIGFDDIPMSSLLSPALSTIRQPAYEMGREAAGLLIKLVEQAPIENKHIQLPVSFIERGTTRKVNSNG from the coding sequence ATGACAACAATAAAAGATGTAGCTAATTTGGCTGGTGTCTCAGTAGCCACCGTATCAAGGGTCATTAATGAAAGAGGTTATGTTCATGCGGACACTCGTAAGAAAGTGGAGGAAGCGGTCAAGCAGCTTAACTTCTCTCCCAATGAGGTAGCTCGCTCTTTATACAAGCGTAAGTCCAAATTGATTGGCCTGCTGTTACCCGATATTGCAAACCCTTACTTTCCGCAGCTTGCGCGCGGCGTAGAGGACCGGATGCAAGAGCAGGAATTCAGACTGATTTTCGGAAATAGTGATGAGGATGAACAGAAGGAAAAGGATTATATCCAGACTTTTATCCAGAATAATGTAGTCGGCGTAATCTCTTCAACGAATTACCCTCATTCTTCAATATATGAGAATTTGAAAATTCCCGTGGTGTTTCTTGACAGAACACCTCTGGACAGTCCCTCCGTATTTGCGGATGGCAGAGAGGGTGGACGTCTGGCTGCACGGGAAATCATCAAGCGCGGAAGCCGCCGAATTACAGTTATGCAGGGACCAACACATATCAAACCTGCACAGGATCGTTTTGAAGGCGCAATCGAGAGCATACGTCAGGCTGGCCTGGATTACCGTGTAATCCAAACGACATCCTTTTCCTTTAACGATGTTGGGTTATGGGCGGATGAGCTTTTCAACAAGTATGGCGATACCGACGGAGTCATTGCAAGTAATGACATTGCAGCTATGGCGGTACTGCATGAGGCTTTGCGAATCGGCAAAAAAGTTCCGGAGGATATGCAGATTATTGGATTCGATGATATCCCGATGAGCAGCCTGTTATCGCCGGCATTGTCAACCATTCGCCAACCGGCGTACGAGATGGGAAGGGAAGCTGCCGGTTTGCTTATCAAACTTGTGGAACAAGCTCCAATCGAAAACAAACACATACAGCTTCCGGTCAGTTTCATTGAACGGGGCACAACAAGAAAGGTGAATTCAAATGGCTAA
- a CDS encoding MaoC family dehydratase, protein MKFNKYVIGETYRTESIQLSKKDIIDFAKIYDPQYMHIDEKKAKEGRFGSLIASGMQTMSTSFKLWVELGIYGEDVVAGTGMNNIKFIKPVFPDDEISVVSEVIELSPRRSSGGIVTVLLTTFNQNNEKVFQAELSALISN, encoded by the coding sequence TTGAAATTTAACAAGTATGTAATAGGCGAAACCTATAGAACAGAGTCTATTCAATTGTCAAAGAAGGATATTATTGATTTTGCAAAAATTTACGACCCTCAATATATGCATATAGATGAGAAAAAAGCAAAAGAAGGCCGCTTCGGCAGCCTCATTGCTTCGGGTATGCAGACGATGAGCACATCTTTCAAACTTTGGGTGGAACTCGGGATATATGGAGAAGATGTTGTTGCAGGTACGGGCATGAATAACATTAAGTTTATCAAACCTGTGTTTCCAGATGATGAAATCAGTGTTGTCTCAGAAGTGATTGAATTGTCCCCAAGAAGGAGTAGTGGTGGAATTGTCACCGTGCTGCTCACTACCTTCAACCAAAATAATGAAAAGGTCTTTCAGGCAGAATTAAGTGCTCTGATTAGCAATTGA
- a CDS encoding sugar ABC transporter ATP-binding protein encodes MHIQMQDIYKAFGTNQVLSGVDFELKEGEVHALMGENGAGKSTLMNILIGLHGRDQGTISIDGKETYFANPKEAEKMGLAFIHQELNVWPEMTVLDNLFIGKEITSSFGLLNSRQMKALAAEQFAKLSVQIPLDRPAGECSVGQQQMIEIAKALMTDAKVIIMDEPTAALTEREIQKLFGVITSLKKNGVSIVYISHRMEEIFTICDRITIMRDGKTVDTKTIPETSFDEVVRKMVGRELTERYPARNPSYGEVVLEVRDASSKGLFQNISFTVRAGEILGFSGLMGSGRTEIMRAIFGLEPLDLGEIIIRGKKVHIRKPADAVKHGIGFITEDRKDEGLVLDFSIRENMALPNLFSFSSKGFISTQKEQEFVDTLIKRLQIKTQSSETAARNLSGGNQQKVVIAKWVGIGPSVLILDEPTRGVDVGAKREIYQLMNELTDRGVAIIMVSSELPEVLGMSDRIAVVHEGRISGELAKEEATQENIMTLATGGQ; translated from the coding sequence ATGCATATTCAGATGCAGGACATATATAAAGCGTTTGGCACCAACCAAGTGCTAAGCGGGGTAGATTTTGAATTGAAGGAAGGAGAGGTTCATGCCCTGATGGGAGAGAACGGGGCCGGCAAATCAACGCTTATGAACATTTTAATTGGTCTTCACGGGCGGGATCAGGGAACCATCTCCATTGACGGCAAAGAAACCTATTTTGCCAATCCGAAAGAAGCCGAGAAGATGGGGCTTGCTTTTATCCACCAAGAGTTGAACGTTTGGCCGGAAATGACGGTGCTTGATAATCTCTTCATCGGTAAGGAAATAACTTCATCCTTTGGGTTGCTGAATTCAAGACAAATGAAAGCGCTTGCCGCCGAGCAGTTTGCCAAGCTTTCCGTGCAGATCCCGTTGGATCGTCCTGCCGGTGAATGTTCTGTCGGTCAGCAGCAAATGATTGAAATTGCCAAAGCACTGATGACCGACGCCAAAGTCATCATTATGGATGAGCCAACAGCGGCGCTTACGGAGCGGGAGATTCAGAAGTTGTTCGGCGTAATCACTTCGCTTAAGAAAAATGGTGTTTCCATCGTATATATCTCGCACCGGATGGAGGAGATATTCACCATTTGCGACCGGATTACGATCATGCGGGACGGCAAAACGGTAGACACCAAAACGATTCCGGAGACCAGTTTTGACGAAGTGGTGCGGAAGATGGTTGGACGGGAACTCACGGAACGATATCCGGCACGAAATCCTTCGTATGGTGAAGTGGTCCTTGAAGTACGGGACGCAAGCAGCAAGGGATTGTTCCAGAATATTAGCTTCACAGTGAGAGCAGGCGAGATCCTCGGCTTTTCCGGGCTGATGGGTTCTGGACGAACAGAGATCATGAGGGCGATCTTCGGTTTGGAACCTCTGGACCTTGGCGAAATCATTATTCGAGGCAAAAAGGTTCATATTCGGAAGCCAGCGGATGCGGTTAAACATGGAATTGGATTTATTACGGAAGACCGCAAGGATGAAGGCTTGGTGCTCGATTTCTCCATTCGTGAAAATATGGCCTTACCGAATCTGTTCAGCTTCTCAAGTAAGGGCTTCATCTCGACTCAGAAAGAACAGGAATTCGTCGATACGCTCATCAAACGTTTGCAAATTAAGACGCAATCCTCTGAGACGGCAGCACGAAACCTGTCAGGGGGCAACCAACAGAAGGTGGTTATCGCCAAATGGGTCGGCATTGGTCCTAGTGTACTCATCCTGGATGAGCCAACACGAGGCGTGGACGTTGGAGCTAAGCGGGAAATTTATCAGTTGATGAACGAGCTGACAGACCGCGGAGTTGCCATCATTATGGTATCTTCGGAGCTGCCTGAAGTACTCGGTATGAGTGATCGAATCGCGGTAGTGCATGAGGGACGAATTAGTGGTGAACTGGCAAAAGAAGAAGCAACACAGGAAAACATTATGACATTGGCTACAGGGGGACAATGA
- the rbsK gene encoding ribokinase encodes MAKICVIGSSSMDLVVTSARRPGAGETVLGDSFKTVPGGKGANQAVAAARLGADVSMIGRVGDDAFGTAILNNFKANGVNTQNVKPVTHLESGTAHIVLAEGDNSIVVVEAANREVTAAYVDEAAEVIQRSDIVLIQQEIPEETVVRVSEICAQSGTPLLLNPAPARKVPDEVIDKAAYITPNEHEAEILFQGMTPAEALRKYPNKLFITEGSNGVRYFDGVQEIVVPTYKVEPVDTTGAGDTFNAAFAVALAEGKPLQDSIRFANRAASLSVTKFGAQGGMPTRDEVEESLK; translated from the coding sequence ATGGCTAAAATATGCGTAATTGGCAGCAGCTCCATGGATTTGGTTGTTACTTCTGCAAGGCGGCCGGGGGCGGGTGAAACCGTCCTTGGTGACAGCTTCAAAACCGTTCCGGGCGGCAAAGGAGCAAATCAGGCAGTCGCTGCCGCAAGGCTGGGGGCCGACGTTTCCATGATCGGCCGGGTGGGCGATGATGCTTTTGGTACAGCCATTTTAAATAATTTCAAAGCAAATGGTGTAAATACGCAGAATGTGAAACCGGTTACACATTTGGAGAGCGGTACGGCTCATATCGTGTTGGCTGAAGGTGATAATAGTATCGTGGTCGTTGAAGCAGCAAACCGCGAAGTTACAGCAGCCTATGTGGATGAAGCGGCAGAAGTGATCCAACGTTCAGATATTGTACTGATTCAGCAGGAAATTCCGGAGGAAACCGTTGTTCGTGTCAGCGAAATTTGTGCCCAAAGCGGAACGCCCCTGTTGTTGAATCCAGCGCCGGCGAGAAAAGTACCGGATGAGGTCATCGACAAAGCTGCTTATATCACACCGAATGAACATGAGGCCGAGATTTTGTTTCAGGGAATGACCCCGGCAGAGGCGCTGCGCAAATATCCAAACAAGTTGTTTATTACGGAGGGCAGCAACGGGGTTCGATATTTTGACGGCGTACAGGAGATCGTTGTACCAACTTACAAAGTGGAACCAGTGGATACAACCGGAGCGGGTGATACGTTTAACGCCGCATTTGCGGTCGCTCTGGCGGAAGGTAAACCACTACAAGACAGCATTAGATTCGCTAACCGGGCTGCTTCGCTATCTGTGACCAAATTCGGTGCACAAGGAGGCATGCCGACACGGGATGAAGTGGAGGAAAGCCTGAAATGA
- the rbsD gene encoding D-ribose pyranase yields MKKHGILNSHISKVLSDLGHTDMIVIADAGLPVPDGIPKIDLSLKLGTPSFQEVVELIADDMVVEKVILATEVKTGNPEALQCITEKFGDEVIDVSISHEQFKALTRNAKVVIRTGEATPYANCILQSGVIFG; encoded by the coding sequence ATGAAGAAGCATGGAATATTGAACAGTCACATCTCCAAGGTGTTATCTGATCTGGGTCATACAGACATGATTGTCATTGCCGATGCTGGCCTTCCAGTTCCAGATGGTATACCCAAAATTGATCTGTCCCTGAAACTGGGGACACCGAGTTTTCAAGAGGTCGTGGAGCTTATTGCAGACGATATGGTCGTTGAGAAAGTGATTTTGGCAACAGAGGTCAAGACAGGGAATCCAGAAGCTTTGCAATGTATTACCGAGAAATTTGGCGATGAAGTCATTGACGTTTCCATCAGCCATGAACAATTCAAGGCATTGACCCGGAATGCTAAAGTCGTCATTCGTACGGGCGAAGCTACACCGTATGCCAATTGCATTTTACAATCGGGCGTCATTTTCGGTTAA
- a CDS encoding ABC transporter permease subunit has protein sequence MTTLQENQSAKSGFRLTNVTQKLGPLLGLIILIIIVSVLNPSFLEPLNILNLLRQVSINALIAFGMTFVILTGGIDLSVGSILALSSAFVANMMLSGLDPILSIIIGVALGGVMGMVNGLMITKGKMAPFIATLATMTVFRGLTLVYTNGNPITGLGDSLLFQLFGRGYMLGIPVPAITMLITFVILWTILHKTAFGRKTYALGGNEKASIISGIKVHRVKIMIYSLVGMLSALAGAILTSRLNSAQPTAGTSYELDAIAAVVLGGTSLSGGRGRIVGTLIGVLIIGVLNNGLNLLGVNSFYQMVVKGVVIAIAVLLDRKKTA, from the coding sequence ATGACAACTTTGCAGGAAAACCAATCCGCCAAGAGCGGTTTCCGCTTGACAAATGTGACACAGAAATTAGGTCCATTGCTCGGACTGATCATATTGATTATCATCGTATCGGTGTTGAATCCAAGCTTTTTGGAACCGCTTAACATCTTGAATCTATTGCGTCAGGTTTCGATTAATGCGCTAATTGCTTTTGGCATGACATTTGTCATTCTGACTGGCGGCATCGACTTGTCGGTCGGCTCCATTTTGGCTTTATCGAGCGCCTTTGTAGCCAATATGATGCTGTCTGGCCTGGATCCGATTTTGTCGATCATTATCGGGGTGGCACTTGGTGGTGTCATGGGTATGGTGAACGGCCTGATGATTACAAAGGGTAAGATGGCCCCGTTTATTGCTACCTTGGCGACGATGACGGTGTTCCGGGGATTGACGCTGGTATATACAAACGGTAATCCGATTACCGGATTGGGCGATAGCCTGCTGTTCCAACTGTTCGGTCGTGGTTATATGCTAGGCATACCGGTTCCAGCAATCACAATGCTCATTACTTTCGTAATTCTGTGGACGATTTTGCATAAAACGGCTTTTGGCCGTAAAACGTATGCGCTTGGTGGCAACGAGAAAGCATCGATTATCTCAGGTATTAAAGTGCATCGTGTAAAAATCATGATTTACTCCTTGGTAGGTATGCTGTCAGCGCTGGCAGGCGCGATCCTGACATCCCGTCTGAATTCTGCACAACCTACGGCAGGTACTTCATATGAACTTGACGCCATTGCAGCTGTCGTTCTGGGTGGAACAAGTCTATCAGGTGGTAGAGGACGGATCGTCGGCACACTGATTGGGGTCCTGATTATCGGCGTGCTGAACAATGGTTTGAACCTGCTCGGAGTGAACTCGTTTTATCAAATGGTTGTAAAAGGCGTCGTTATTGCCATCGCTGTCCTGCTGGACCGCAAGAAAACGGCTTAA
- a CDS encoding TetR/AcrR family transcriptional regulator codes for MARSKEFEVNEVLDKAIQLFWAQGYEKTSMQDLVEYMGIHRRSIYDTFGDKHALFMKALERYESKQTNKMSFLIDTQKPIKEIIRALFESTIRNEGQPIGCFLVNSGVELGVLDPEVASLVNESYLRTEEFLRNLVLEGQQKGEIKADVDPVVISHYLMNAWVGIRTLVKTTTDSQKLTNIMDMTLSVLD; via the coding sequence ATGGCAAGATCCAAAGAATTTGAAGTTAATGAAGTATTAGATAAAGCAATACAACTGTTCTGGGCCCAAGGATATGAGAAAACTTCGATGCAGGATTTGGTTGAATATATGGGCATTCATCGAAGAAGTATCTATGATACCTTTGGGGATAAGCATGCTCTGTTTATGAAAGCTCTTGAACGATATGAATCGAAGCAGACCAACAAAATGAGTTTTCTAATTGATACCCAAAAACCAATCAAAGAGATTATTCGGGCATTGTTTGAGTCAACAATAAGAAATGAAGGACAACCTATAGGCTGTTTTCTTGTAAACTCAGGCGTGGAACTGGGCGTATTGGATCCTGAGGTTGCATCCTTGGTTAATGAGAGTTACTTGCGAACAGAGGAATTCTTGAGAAACCTTGTTCTGGAAGGCCAGCAAAAGGGTGAAATCAAGGCTGACGTTGACCCTGTAGTTATTTCTCATTATTTGATGAATGCTTGGGTGGGGATACGAACGTTGGTTAAAACCACTACGGATTCGCAAAAATTAACAAATATTATGGATATGACATTATCCGTTTTAGATTGA
- the rbsB gene encoding ribose ABC transporter substrate-binding protein RbsB has translation MKKLTILLVSVMMIVLAGCSLEPPGWAKPDSAGSNGQKKIGLSVSTLNNPFFVSLKDGVVAEAKKQGIEVIVVDAQNDSAKQTNDVDDLIQQGVDALLINPADSAAISTAVQSANSVGIPVITLDRSADKGDVAALVASDNVKGGQMAAEYFVEHLGEGAKVIELEGVPGASATRERGKGFHEIADQKLNVVAKQSADFDRSKGLNVMENLLQGNPDVQAVFAHNDEMALGAIEAIQSSGKDIPVIGFDGNDDAIKSIKDGKLTATVAQQPVLIGQLAVQAALDVLGGKQVEKSIPAELKLVTKENAND, from the coding sequence ATGAAAAAACTAACCATATTGCTTGTAAGCGTGATGATGATTGTTCTGGCAGGATGCTCTCTGGAGCCTCCGGGTTGGGCTAAGCCTGACTCTGCCGGAAGCAATGGACAGAAAAAAATCGGCCTGTCAGTTTCCACGTTGAATAATCCCTTCTTTGTTTCCCTCAAGGACGGGGTAGTTGCAGAAGCCAAAAAACAAGGAATTGAAGTTATCGTGGTTGATGCTCAAAATGATTCGGCTAAACAAACGAATGATGTGGACGACTTGATTCAACAGGGCGTGGATGCCCTTCTGATTAACCCTGCGGATTCCGCGGCAATCTCAACGGCTGTTCAGTCGGCTAATAGCGTAGGTATTCCCGTGATTACATTGGACCGTTCCGCAGACAAAGGCGACGTGGCAGCGTTAGTTGCATCGGATAACGTCAAAGGTGGACAAATGGCCGCGGAATATTTCGTAGAACACCTTGGCGAGGGTGCAAAAGTGATCGAACTTGAGGGTGTACCCGGAGCTTCTGCAACAAGAGAGCGGGGGAAAGGTTTCCACGAGATTGCTGACCAAAAACTCAATGTGGTTGCCAAGCAGTCTGCCGATTTCGATCGCTCCAAAGGTTTGAATGTGATGGAGAATCTGCTGCAGGGCAATCCTGATGTGCAGGCGGTATTTGCCCATAACGACGAGATGGCGCTGGGCGCGATTGAAGCAATTCAAAGTTCTGGTAAAGACATTCCCGTAATTGGATTTGACGGCAACGATGACGCGATCAAATCCATTAAGGACGGAAAGTTGACAGCAACAGTCGCTCAGCAACCAGTACTGATTGGCCAACTGGCGGTGCAAGCTGCTCTGGATGTGCTTGGCGGCAAGCAGGTAGAGAAATCAATTCCAGCTGAATTGAAGCTGGTGACTAAGGAAAACGCAAACGATTAA
- a CDS encoding DHA2 family efflux MFS transporter permease subunit, which translates to MRASTATSDAGIKAVKKDIRVFPIVLAFLMSGFIGLFGETALNVALTDLMQIFNIGSATIQWLTTGYLLTMGVLVPLSGLLMQRFTTRQLFITSLLFSCLGTLIGAVASSFGVLMVSRIIQAVGTALLLPLMFNTILLIFPVEKRGAAMGLVGLVIMFAPAVGPTIAGLLIEALNWHYIFWLSFVFLVMALIIGILTMQNVSETTKPRIDLLSMLLSTLGFGGIVYGFSSAGEGAGGWTSSTVVISLAIGLVALILFTIRQLKIPNPLLDLRAFKYPMFTIGALMVALCMMVILSSMLVLPMYLQVGLAFSTLSAGLILLPASALNGLLAPIMGRLFDKYGPKWIVLPGIVLIAVALWLFSGVTLASSVAFIIMVHVIMMIGVSMIMMPAQTNGLNQLPPQLYPHGTAIINTMQQVFGAIGTAVAVSVMSNGQAKYMSQATNPNDSSLIPLSMTAGVQDAFIFGMIIAFVGFVLSLFIKRVVVNRLN; encoded by the coding sequence ATGCGAGCTTCTACAGCCACATCCGATGCTGGAATTAAAGCAGTCAAGAAAGACATTAGAGTATTTCCAATCGTTCTCGCTTTTTTGATGAGTGGGTTTATCGGTCTGTTCGGTGAAACGGCGTTAAACGTAGCGCTTACCGATTTGATGCAGATCTTCAACATTGGATCGGCGACCATTCAATGGCTGACAACAGGCTATTTGCTGACCATGGGGGTACTCGTTCCGCTATCAGGACTGTTAATGCAGCGTTTTACAACAAGACAACTGTTCATAACGTCACTTCTATTTTCATGTCTCGGTACTCTGATTGGAGCCGTTGCTTCAAGTTTCGGTGTATTAATGGTTTCGCGTATTATTCAGGCAGTAGGTACCGCGCTGTTACTACCACTTATGTTTAATACGATACTGCTCATTTTTCCGGTCGAAAAGCGCGGTGCAGCCATGGGACTGGTTGGACTCGTTATCATGTTCGCCCCTGCGGTCGGGCCGACAATTGCCGGTTTGCTCATTGAAGCGCTGAACTGGCATTATATCTTTTGGCTTTCATTTGTTTTTCTTGTCATGGCTCTTATCATTGGAATTCTCACGATGCAAAATGTTTCTGAAACGACCAAGCCGCGTATTGATTTACTGTCCATGTTGTTGTCGACCCTAGGCTTTGGAGGTATTGTTTATGGTTTCAGCAGCGCTGGGGAAGGGGCTGGGGGATGGACCAGTTCTACTGTAGTCATCTCCCTCGCAATCGGTCTTGTTGCGCTTATTCTTTTCACAATTCGACAGTTGAAAATACCCAATCCGCTGCTTGATCTGCGCGCCTTTAAGTACCCGATGTTTACAATTGGTGCGCTAATGGTTGCACTTTGCATGATGGTCATCTTGTCCTCGATGCTCGTACTGCCAATGTACCTGCAAGTAGGCCTTGCGTTCTCCACGCTTAGCGCAGGTCTGATCCTGTTGCCCGCGAGTGCATTGAACGGACTTTTGGCTCCGATTATGGGCAGGCTGTTCGATAAATATGGCCCCAAATGGATCGTTCTTCCTGGGATCGTCTTAATAGCTGTGGCACTCTGGTTGTTCTCTGGCGTTACCCTTGCTTCCTCGGTGGCCTTTATTATCATGGTTCATGTTATTATGATGATCGGCGTTTCAATGATCATGATGCCTGCCCAAACGAATGGCCTCAACCAGCTTCCACCGCAGCTTTATCCGCACGGAACGGCAATCATCAACACAATGCAGCAGGTATTTGGTGCGATTGGTACAGCTGTTGCGGTAAGCGTGATGAGTAATGGACAAGCCAAATATATGAGTCAGGCAACGAATCCAAACGACTCTTCACTTATCCCGCTTTCAATGACTGCCGGTGTACAGGATGCGTTCATATTTGGCATGATCATTGCCTTTGTTGGGTTTGTGCTTTCCCTTTTCATCAAAAGAGTAGTGGTCAATCGCTTGAACTAG